AGCGCAAAATTAAGATTAGTATTTGTTCCTTTGCTCTTTGCGCCCTTGTTTCACCGCACTAATCATCGCTGCACCGCAATTAACCCTACCGTCGACCTGCTCTGCTCTGAAAATTCATGTGCGTAAGTATAACATATGGCTGGTTGATATCGCGGCTTAAATATTACGGTCGTTTGTTATATTTCTAAAAAATATTGACACCAACAATACTATTATCTTACAAAACAGTATGTAACCGCTTTTAATTTTTGTTAGTTTGATGTTAGAATAATTGAAAGTTGGGAATTTAAGTTCCGCACTTGAAGTTTGGAAGTCGAATTTTGGAAGTTGAAGTTTGGAGCTTGAATTTTGAAGTTTAAAACAGACCAACTTGATTCACAAAAATTAGGTGAAAGGATTTTGACCATGCAATCAACTGTCGGTCGCACTTATGTTGACCATCCTGTATTTTCCGATTTACGCACCTTGCTTGACAACTGCCGGCAACGTTTTGCCTCCCATGATGCTTATGTCTATCGTTTGCAGCCTAAAGGCCGGTGTGCTCACAAAACCTACCAGGCTTTCTGGGACGACATAAACGCGCTCGGCACCGGGTTTTTGGCCCGCGGCCTGGTCACTCTCCCCGATGATTACGCCCGCCGATCCGCAGCGACTCCGGACGTTTTGCCACCACATTACGGCGAACCGGGGTCCTGCTGTGAACTTGATTCCGCGCGATCTCGCATTGCCGTTATCGGTGAAAATTCCTACGCTTGGATCTTGCAGCACAACGCCAATCTCTTCGGCCTCGGCATTTCCGTGCCATTGGACAAACAACTTTCCGAACCCGAGTTAAAAGTCTTATTGAATCGCGCCGCAGTCGACATCATATGTTTTGATGCCAAGCATTATCCGATTTTGGCCGCCGTTTTGCCAGATGTACCCACGCTTAAACACCTCGTATTGCTGGATGACGGTAATCTTGCTCGAAAATTGGAGGCGGAGAATCCGCAAATCATCAGCCTTGACACCCTTTTAACTGGTGGACGGGCGGCTTTGGCTGCCGGCGATGACCGTTTCAGCCGTATCTGTCTCGACCCGGACGCCCCGGCAGCCCTAATTTTCACCTCCGGTACTTCCGCCCAATCTAAAGGAGTGTTGCTCAGCCATCGCAATATCGCTTACAATGCGGGGCAGGCGGCGCGACTGTTAGATATTCCAACCGGCACAAGAGCCTTATCTCTCCTGCCTTTACACCACACATTTGAAAACACCTGTGGGCTTTACGGACTTTGGAATTACGGTGTGACCGTGCATATCAACGACAACCTACGTTATGTCGGGTACAATCTGCAAGATTGGAAAATACAGTTCGTCCTATGTGTGCCGGCCATTGTCGATGCGCTGTACAAGCAAATTCAGCGAACAATAAAAAAGCAAAACAAAGAGCGGCAAGTCGAACTGGCCAGATTGGCCAGCAACAGTATGCGTATGGTCGGCCTCGATAATCGCCGGCAAATATTCAAAGCTATTTTGGACCGGCTTGGCGATTTACGTTGGATGATTGTCGGTGCGGCCGCCCTCGATCCAGTCGAAGCTGCTTTTTTCAACGACATCGGTATTGAACTATGGACCGGCTACGGCCTGACAGAATCGGCTCCGTTGGTTTCCTGCAACAACCAAGAACTTAGTATACTCAACTCGGTCGGAGTCGTTTGCCCCGATTTGTCTTTAAAAATAGTTTCAGACGAACAACCCGCCCATTACGAAAACACCGCCGACAACAGCGGCCTCAACATGTTTAACATTTTCCGTTTTTTCACCTCTAATGAGACTGAGCCGGTTAAAGGTGAGATCTGTGTCAAGGGCAAAAATGTCATGCTCGGCTACTTTGGGGACCCGGAGGCCACGGCTGCCGCTATCGACGCCGAAGGTTGGCTGCACACCGGGGATGTCGGCTATCTCAATGAGAAAGGCTGCCTGTTCATAACCGGAAGAATAAAGTCGATGATTGTCCTCAACAACGGCAAAAAAGTTTTTCCGGAAGAAATCGAGGCCAAGCTTTGCCAGATCGCCGGCGTTAAAAATGCCCTTTGTTGGGGGGAGCCCGGCAATCGCGAACAAGTCGATGTCGTTTGTAAGTTGCAGCTTAACCCGGAAGAATTACCGGAAAACTGTCGCCGCCCGGCTGACACCGCTGCGGTAACCGAAGTCGGTGCCGACTCAGTCTTGGATACTGTCGCTGTACGGGAATATCTCGATGAGCATATCGCGGCATTGAATCAACAGCTTGCAGAATACAAGTATATACGCTATTGTATATATACATTAAAGGACTTTAACCTGACCACAACCTTGAAAATACGCCGCGCCAAAGAAATCGAAGCTACCCATGCAGCTTTAGCCAAGACCGGCGCTACTTTAAAAGACAAGCACTTGCAATCCATAGACTGAAGCCGCTTAGTGAAGCTGGCGA
This is a stretch of genomic DNA from Mageeibacillus indolicus UPII9-5. It encodes these proteins:
- a CDS encoding AMP-binding protein, with translation MKFKTDQLDSQKLGERILTMQSTVGRTYVDHPVFSDLRTLLDNCRQRFASHDAYVYRLQPKGRCAHKTYQAFWDDINALGTGFLARGLVTLPDDYARRSAATPDVLPPHYGEPGSCCELDSARSRIAVIGENSYAWILQHNANLFGLGISVPLDKQLSEPELKVLLNRAAVDIICFDAKHYPILAAVLPDVPTLKHLVLLDDGNLARKLEAENPQIISLDTLLTGGRAALAAGDDRFSRICLDPDAPAALIFTSGTSAQSKGVLLSHRNIAYNAGQAARLLDIPTGTRALSLLPLHHTFENTCGLYGLWNYGVTVHINDNLRYVGYNLQDWKIQFVLCVPAIVDALYKQIQRTIKKQNKERQVELARLASNSMRMVGLDNRRQIFKAILDRLGDLRWMIVGAAALDPVEAAFFNDIGIELWTGYGLTESAPLVSCNNQELSILNSVGVVCPDLSLKIVSDEQPAHYENTADNSGLNMFNIFRFFTSNETEPVKGEICVKGKNVMLGYFGDPEATAAAIDAEGWLHTGDVGYLNEKGCLFITGRIKSMIVLNNGKKVFPEEIEAKLCQIAGVKNALCWGEPGNREQVDVVCKLQLNPEELPENCRRPADTAAVTEVGADSVLDTVAVREYLDEHIAALNQQLAEYKYIRYCIYTLKDFNLTTTLKIRRAKEIEATHAALAKTGATLKDKHLQSID